Proteins from a single region of Trichomycterus rosablanca isolate fTriRos1 chromosome 16, fTriRos1.hap1, whole genome shotgun sequence:
- the gtf3c4 gene encoding general transcription factor 3C polypeptide 4, which yields MAALEAKQSGEEAEEVFEETPGPEDDYWAGLGPVVKREPVVKLMSVVSGLEVLTWSEDHRVAASTINGVTVLEMMCDLHTQSPDLVFHRTFISVPESACEIKVGSEEEVKKVKQKFENSEDPEVMQLFMLDRIMNPQGGALQGMKYTSWSPLGCDVNGRCVLACLTLDGRLTIQSGHKRLQWTELMDLTELYGDMLKSRNYTLQTEGVPERALDELQDLEELQNRYQMQTPVRMEWSSRCSTQHIQNNNECKAVETVLLAVLMENGDLVVWQFRLPVQGKDSVVSCNTIKSGVALPSVLAWWEYEHDGRRMSGLIVGSTTGPVKILPVNLKAVRGYFTLRQPVVLWQETDKIPVSDIKCVSFFHPKQKCNCSLVVVARGPYVFWCLLLISRAGLNVHNSHVTGLHSAPITSLGTSRSGGSIFTCSLDGTVKKLTPVFTDAAVVFKQQEVELPEGVRGRRIHGIAVSPNSAYLALASTEGMTNGLHPVTRNYLVQFITLKMPDEAGSELLESPLQNLYKKADLLDLLRWRVARDKRIPQSLLDELDEKAATSNSMYFWRLKLFLLRILHRSMQKAPVKARWKPSHEESKTFLGDETEEGDTMEGSRAAETTLPDESKPREAEGESEEERMNEVIAWIEGVESYLMREHMKKVLGEVYLHTNITENTCIPTKGICDFLSTDPTSEDRAAEVLIGHINNKINKQTFPEHCSLCKEVLPFADCRQASCTNGHVWYRCGRTFQACQSVTYRRCLLRDSLASLPQPEDPEWVKKILNGVCIFCDSPLV from the exons GGTCGGAGGATCACCGGGTAGCTGCGTCCACCATCAACGGTGTAACTGTGCTGGAGATGATGTGCGATCTTCACACCCAGAGTCCAGATCTGGTGTTTCACCGAACCTTCATCTCTGTACCGGAGTCCGCGTGTGAAATAAAG GTGGGTTCCGAGGAAGAAGTaaaaaaagtcaaacaaaaGTTCGAGAACTCTGAAGATCCAGAAGTGATGCAGCTTTTTATGCTGGACAGAATTATGAATCCCCAGGGCGGGGCTCTACAAGGCATGAAGTACACGAGTTGGTCGCCGCTCGGCTGCGACGTGAACGGCCGCTGCGTCCTGGCCTGCTTGACCCTGGACGGCCGGCTCACCATCCAGAGCGGCCACAAGCGCCTGCAGTGGACCGAGCTCATGGACCTTACCGAGCTGTACGGCGACATGCTGAAGTCCAGGAACTACACGCTGCAGACCGAAGGCGTCCCAGAGCGCGCCCTGGACGAGCTGCAGGATCTGGAGGAGCTGCAGAACCGGTACCAGATGCAGACGCCGGTGCGCATGGAGTGGTCCAGCCGGTGCAGTACGCAACACATACAGAACAATAACGAGTGCAAGGCCGTGGAGACCGTCCTCCTGGCTGTGCTGATGGAAAACGGGGACTTGGTGGTGTGGCAGTTTCGTTTGCCCGTGCAAGGGAAGGACTCTGTAGTTTCCTGCAACACGATCAAATCTGGGGTGGCCCTGCCGAGCGTGCTGGCGTGGTGGGAGTACGAGCACGACGGGCGCAGGATGAGCGGCCTGATTGTTGGAAGCACCACAGGCCCTGTCAAAATACTACCGGTCAATTTAAAAGCGGTCAGAGGATACTTTACACTCAGGCAGCCGGTGGTTTTGTGGCAGGAGACGGACAAGATCCCAGTAAGCGACATCAAGTGCGTTTCGTTCTTTCACCCGAAGCAGAAATGCAACTGTAGCCTGGTAGTCGTAGCTCGAGGCCCGTACGTCTTTTGGTGCCTTTTGCTTATCTCCAGAGCTGGCCTCAACGTTCACAACTCCCACGTCACCGGCCTCCACTCGGCGCCCATCACGTCCCTCGGGACATCTCGCAGCGGCGGCTCCATCTTCACCTGCTCCCTGGATGGCACGGTCAAAAAACTGACTCCTGTCTTCACCGACGCCGCTGTTGTCTTCAAGCAGCAGGAAGTGGAACTTCCGGAAGGCGTCCGGGGTCGTCGCATCCACGGCATCGCCGTCAGCCCGAACAGTGCCTACCTTGCGCTCGCGTCCACGGAAGGCATGACCAACGGCCTCCACCCGGTCACCCGCAACTACCTGGTGCAGTTCATCACGTTAAAGATGCCGGACGAGGCGGGATCGGAGCTGCTCGAATCTCCTCTGCAGAACCTCTACAAGAAAGCCGATCTGCTCGACCTCCTGCGATGGCGTGTCGCGCGAGACAAGCGCATCCCTCAGTCCCTCCTGGACGAGCTGGACGAGAAAGCGGCCACCTCCAACTCTATGTACTTTTGGCGACTCAAGCTGTTCTTGCTGCGCATCCTGCACAGGTCCATGCAGAAGGCCCCGGTGAAGGCGCGCTGGAAACCGTCGCACGAGGAGAGCAAGACGTTCTTGGGTGACGAGACAGAGGAGGGCGACACGATGGAAGGGAGCAGGGCGGCCGAGACGACCCTCCCGGACGAGTCCAAACCGAGGGAGGCCGAGGGAGAGTCCGAGGAGGAGCGGATGAACGAGGTGATAGCGTGGATCGAAGGGGTGGAGTCCTATCTAATGCGAGAGCACATGAAGAAGGTTCTGGGAGAGGTGTATCTTCATACGAATATCACTGAGAATACCTGCATCCCCACCAAAGGGATTTGTGATTTCCTGTCCACTGATCCCACCAGTGAAGACCGAGCAGCCGAG GTACTTATCGGTcacatcaataataaaattaacaagCAGACGTTTCCTGAGCACTGCAGCCTGTGTAAGGAGGTCCTGCCCTTCGCTGACTGCAGACAAGCGTCGTGCACTAACGGACACGTGTGGTATAG GTGTGGGAGGACGTTTCAGGCGTGTCAGAGCGTGACGTATCGCCGGTGCCTGCTGAGGGACAGCTTAGCCTCCCTGCCACAGCCTGAAG ATCCAGAGTGGGTGAAGAAGATCTTAAACGGAGTGTGTATCTTCTGTGATTCGCCGCTGGTCTAG